From Paenibacillus sp. PK3_47, the proteins below share one genomic window:
- a CDS encoding permease — MFILSPFKILPLLFPAVFLIILGMVWLPEHPELLNNAYMDTFKTSFIGILLEAMPFVLLGALLSSLLRVFVPDETISRWIPRHPVPAILAGCMLGIIFPVCECGMIPLVRRLMHKGMPLYVAVVFILSGPVLNPVVYGATLTAFRSHPGLAYARMGLAFAVAALIGFIIYATVKKTPLRLSIPRESLEPHHGNTPGGRLVAIFVHTSDEFFEMGKYLIIGCLLTAGIQSFMDHGSLAAIGGQPLGSYLFMMGLAFVLSLCSTSDAFVASTFLHTFPSGSLLAFMVLGPMLDLKNSLMLLSLFKTKFALYLFFLIFSTVFIGSVLASMWL; from the coding sequence TTGTTTATCTTGTCACCCTTCAAAATTCTGCCGCTGCTTTTTCCCGCTGTCTTCCTGATTATTCTCGGGATGGTCTGGCTGCCGGAGCATCCTGAGCTGCTGAACAATGCGTATATGGACACGTTCAAAACATCATTTATCGGCATCCTGCTGGAAGCTATGCCTTTTGTACTGCTCGGCGCGCTGCTGTCCTCCCTGCTGCGGGTATTTGTACCGGACGAGACCATCTCCCGCTGGATTCCCCGCCATCCGGTTCCGGCTATCCTTGCCGGCTGTATGCTCGGCATTATTTTTCCGGTCTGTGAGTGCGGCATGATTCCCCTGGTCCGGAGGCTGATGCACAAAGGGATGCCGCTGTATGTTGCGGTGGTGTTCATTCTATCCGGACCCGTGCTTAACCCGGTTGTTTATGGCGCTACACTTACAGCCTTCCGTTCTCATCCGGGACTGGCTTATGCGCGTATGGGACTGGCTTTTGCTGTTGCTGCCCTCATCGGATTCATTATTTACGCCACCGTCAAAAAAACACCCTTGCGCCTCTCCATCCCGCGGGAAAGCCTTGAACCCCATCATGGGAATACACCCGGGGGCAGACTGGTAGCCATTTTCGTGCATACATCGGACGAGTTCTTCGAAATGGGCAAATATCTCATTATCGGCTGCCTGTTAACCGCCGGCATCCAGTCCTTCATGGACCACGGCAGTCTGGCGGCCATAGGGGGACAGCCTCTTGGTTCATATCTGTTCATGATGGGCCTTGCGTTTGTCCTGTCGCTGTGCTCAACCTCCGATGCTTTTGTCGCCTCAACCTTTCTGCATACCTTTCCTTCCGGCTCGCTGCTGGCTTTCATGGTGCTGGGGCCGATGCTTGATCTCAAGAACTCGCTGATGCTTTTGTCACTGTTCAAAACTAAATTTGCACTTTATTTATTTTTCCTCATCTTCAGTACAGTCTTTATCGGCTCTGTGCTGGCTTCGATGTGGTTATAA
- a CDS encoding GTP-binding protein, with protein sequence MKIPVMILSGFLGSGKTTLLLTLLKESKARGLTPGVVMNELGKRDVDGYILEEHAGASVEKLLDGCVCCSRREDLPRSLNALMAKRPDIIFIELTGVADPEEIAGSLQDISLSEHLALHYTITLVDAENMLEYNSRLSADRQLVRTLRKQLTGGDLIIVNKSDLVEQETLWKIEKTVRKYNAESEIVFTHYSEINLAPLLAGISPRVSRPAAQRISRNVNGSALKRTASGYSRGGTALQEADTEREASYSQVSAVTLTFPRSGEEGISSGQLENFFREWGDTLLRAKGHVRLSGEESVQLVQFAGNRTEWEPSRYPGLPYLVFIGLNLNEAQLTERWTALFQ encoded by the coding sequence ATGAAGATACCGGTGATGATCTTAAGCGGATTTTTGGGGAGCGGCAAAACAACCCTCCTGCTCACGCTGCTAAAGGAGAGTAAAGCCAGAGGACTTACTCCCGGCGTAGTGATGAACGAGCTGGGAAAACGTGATGTGGACGGTTATATTCTGGAAGAGCATGCTGGTGCAAGTGTGGAAAAGCTGCTGGATGGCTGTGTATGCTGCAGCCGCAGGGAGGATCTGCCGAGGAGCCTGAACGCACTTATGGCCAAGCGGCCGGATATTATTTTTATCGAGCTTACCGGGGTGGCTGATCCCGAAGAAATAGCAGGTTCCCTGCAGGACATCAGCTTAAGCGAGCATCTGGCGCTGCACTACACCATTACACTCGTGGATGCCGAAAATATGCTGGAGTACAACAGCCGGCTGTCGGCCGACAGGCAGCTTGTCCGTACACTGCGCAAACAGCTGACCGGCGGTGACCTGATTATCGTCAACAAAAGCGATCTGGTGGAGCAGGAAACCCTGTGGAAGATTGAAAAAACGGTCCGTAAATATAACGCAGAATCCGAGATTGTCTTTACCCATTACAGTGAGATTAACCTCGCTCCCCTGCTGGCCGGAATCAGCCCCCGTGTCTCCCGTCCAGCAGCACAGCGCATCTCCCGCAATGTCAACGGTTCAGCCCTCAAGCGGACAGCCTCCGGGTACAGCCGGGGCGGCACAGCGCTTCAGGAAGCGGACACGGAACGGGAAGCCTCCTATTCCCAGGTATCTGCAGTTACATTGACGTTCCCGCGTTCAGGTGAAGAAGGGATCAGCAGCGGTCAGCTGGAAAATTTCTTCCGGGAATGGGGCGATACACTGCTGCGGGCCAAAGGGCATGTACGCCTTAGCGGCGAGGAATCGGTTCAGCTTGTCCAATTTGCCGGTAACCGGACGGAGTGGGAACCCTCCCGTTATCCCGGCCTGCCTTATCTTGTGTTCATTGGCCTGAATCTGAATGAGGCTCAGCTGACGGAGCGCTGGACAGCGCTGTTTCAATAA
- the rpmG gene encoding 50S ribosomal protein L33 — MRVTVTLACTETGDRNYTTTKNKKNQPGRLEMKKYCPRLKRVTLHRETR; from the coding sequence ATGAGAGTTACTGTAACTTTGGCCTGCACAGAAACAGGCGACCGCAACTACACCACCACCAAGAATAAGAAAAACCAGCCGGGCCGGCTCGAGATGAAAAAATATTGCCCGCGTCTGAAGCGGGTTACACTGCACCGGGAGACCCGTTAA
- a CDS encoding GTP-binding protein, with product MKKIPVTVLSGYLGSGKTTLLNHILHNRDGLKVAVIVNDMSEVNVDANLVKSGNTLSRTEEKLVEMSNGCICCTLRDDLLREVGNLAAEGRFDYILIESSGISEPVPVAQTFTYADPDLDIDLTTLARLDTMVTVVDANRFWHDFASGDSLLDRNTTAGEGDTRDIVDLLIDQIETCDVLLLNKCDLVEERELNKLEAVLRRLQPGAKIIRTVNGVVDPKEILNTGLFDFEKTSMSSGWIAELNKEEHTPETEEYGITSFVYRRRTPFHPQRLSFFFSNWPEEVVRAKGLVWLAAKGDLAGSLSQAGPSIQFGPAGYWLATLPEEQQLEVLASEPDVKARWDGKWGDRMNEIVFIGIGLDRAAVEARLDRALLTEEEMGEDWSRFNNPLPWPSEELLAAAQE from the coding sequence ATGAAAAAAATACCTGTAACCGTACTAAGCGGCTATCTCGGTTCCGGCAAAACCACGCTGCTTAACCATATTCTGCACAACCGTGACGGTCTGAAGGTGGCTGTCATTGTCAATGACATGAGCGAGGTCAATGTGGATGCGAACCTGGTGAAATCGGGAAATACGCTGTCCCGTACGGAGGAAAAGCTGGTGGAAATGTCGAACGGCTGCATCTGCTGCACGCTTCGTGATGATCTGCTGCGTGAAGTCGGCAATCTGGCGGCGGAAGGCCGGTTTGACTATATTCTGATTGAATCCTCAGGCATCAGTGAACCGGTTCCGGTAGCCCAGACCTTCACTTATGCCGACCCAGACCTGGATATTGACCTTACAACACTGGCCAGACTGGATACGATGGTCACTGTGGTGGATGCCAACCGTTTCTGGCATGATTTTGCTTCCGGCGACAGCCTTCTGGACCGCAATACCACTGCAGGTGAGGGAGATACGCGGGACATTGTGGATTTGCTGATTGACCAGATTGAAACCTGTGATGTGCTGCTGCTCAACAAATGCGATCTCGTGGAGGAACGGGAGCTGAACAAGCTTGAAGCCGTACTCCGCAGACTGCAGCCCGGCGCCAAAATCATCCGCACTGTAAACGGAGTGGTGGACCCCAAAGAGATTTTGAATACCGGCCTGTTCGATTTTGAGAAGACAAGCATGTCTTCCGGCTGGATCGCCGAGCTGAACAAGGAAGAGCATACACCGGAAACGGAAGAATACGGGATCACCTCTTTCGTCTACCGGCGCAGAACGCCGTTTCATCCCCAGCGGCTCAGCTTTTTCTTCAGCAATTGGCCGGAAGAGGTTGTGCGGGCCAAGGGACTCGTATGGCTGGCGGCCAAAGGGGATCTTGCCGGGAGCCTGAGCCAGGCGGGGCCCTCCATCCAGTTCGGCCCTGCCGGTTATTGGCTGGCGACTTTGCCGGAGGAGCAGCAGCTGGAGGTACTGGCCTCAGAGCCGGATGTCAAAGCCAGATGGGACGGGAAGTGGGGCGACCGGATGAATGAAATTGTATTCATCGGCATTGGCCTGGACCGCGCGGCTGTCGAAGCCCGGCTTGACAGGGCTCTGCTGACCGAAGAGGAAATGGGTGAGGATTGGAGCCGGTTCAACAATCCGCTTCCCTGGCCGTCCGAAGAGCTGCTCGCGGCGGCGCAGGAATAG
- a CDS encoding metal ABC transporter ATP-binding protein has product MLLSSMRDVVFGYGDEPVIESLSLDIEAGQFIGITGPNGAAKTTLLKLMLGLLRPWSGTVTLNREVSRGGKLAVGYVPQQVASFNAGFPSKVIELVRSGCHSRLGLFGRFTKEQERIVENSLRQVDMWEYRDKRIGELSGGQKQRICIARALAQQPQVLVLDEPATGMDIASRKGFYELMRHDVSVHGRTVVMVTHSLEEAGPYLDTVISLEQQEQEGWTCLVTNSCSAHFGPGA; this is encoded by the coding sequence GTGTTGCTCTCGTCCATGCGTGATGTGGTATTCGGTTACGGAGACGAACCGGTTATCGAATCGCTGTCGCTAGATATTGAAGCCGGGCAGTTCATTGGAATCACCGGCCCGAACGGAGCCGCCAAGACGACACTGCTGAAGCTTATGCTCGGACTGCTCCGGCCCTGGAGCGGTACAGTTACACTGAACCGGGAAGTTTCCCGCGGAGGCAAGCTTGCAGTCGGTTATGTGCCGCAGCAGGTGGCATCGTTCAATGCAGGGTTTCCCAGTAAAGTGATCGAGCTGGTCCGTTCCGGCTGCCACTCCCGGCTGGGGCTGTTCGGCCGGTTTACGAAGGAGCAGGAGAGAATTGTCGAGAACAGCCTCCGGCAGGTGGACATGTGGGAGTACAGAGACAAGCGGATTGGGGAGCTGTCAGGCGGACAGAAGCAGCGGATCTGTATCGCCCGCGCCCTGGCCCAGCAGCCGCAGGTGCTGGTGCTGGATGAGCCCGCTACTGGAATGGACATTGCCAGCCGGAAAGGCTTTTATGAGCTGATGCGTCATGATGTCAGCGTACATGGCCGCACAGTCGTTATGGTGACACACAGCCTGGAGGAAGCGGGACCTTATCTGGATACGGTCATTAGCCTTGAACAACAAGAGCAGGAGGGCTGGACATGCTTGGTTACGAATTCATGCAGCGCGCATTTTGGGCCGGGGGCCTGA
- a CDS encoding metal ABC transporter permease — translation MDMLGYEFMQRAFWAGGLIGLIAPLLGVYLMLRRQVLMADTLSHVSLAGVALGSVLQLNPALSGFLVAVTGGVIIEQLRRSYRTYSEVPTAIIMTSGLALAVVLMNLKQNLSKSFSSYLFGSIVAVSNTQLILIGLVAACGLIYFIVLRRPLYSLTFDEETASISGVHTKLLSFSFAVLTGMTVAAAMPVVGVLLVSALIVLPASIALRVASGFTSAIVISMLAGLTGVFSGLTASYYINTPPGGTIALVLLFLLLVAMALQKLITLKKRRSKYTISLQNRS, via the coding sequence CTGGACATGCTTGGTTACGAATTCATGCAGCGCGCATTTTGGGCCGGGGGCCTGATTGGCCTGATTGCCCCGCTGCTCGGCGTGTACCTGATGCTCCGCAGACAGGTGCTGATGGCTGACACGCTGTCCCATGTATCGCTGGCAGGGGTGGCGCTCGGTTCTGTGCTGCAGTTGAATCCCGCGCTCAGCGGCTTTCTGGTTGCCGTCACCGGAGGGGTAATCATCGAGCAGCTTCGCCGTTCTTACCGTACATACAGTGAGGTTCCCACAGCTATTATTATGACTTCCGGGCTTGCGCTGGCGGTTGTGCTCATGAACCTGAAGCAGAATTTGAGCAAGAGCTTCAGCTCCTATCTGTTCGGCTCCATCGTAGCTGTGAGCAATACGCAGTTAATCCTGATCGGGCTTGTGGCGGCTTGCGGCCTCATTTACTTCATAGTCCTGCGCAGACCGCTGTACAGCCTTACTTTTGATGAAGAAACAGCCAGCATCAGCGGCGTGCATACAAAGCTTCTGTCCTTTTCGTTCGCAGTACTTACTGGGATGACCGTGGCTGCTGCCATGCCGGTGGTCGGCGTGCTGCTGGTATCCGCTCTGATCGTTCTTCCGGCTTCAATAGCACTGAGAGTTGCCTCTGGCTTCACCTCCGCCATCGTCATCTCAATGCTTGCCGGCCTGACCGGGGTATTCAGCGGACTGACAGCCTCTTATTATATCAACACGCCGCCCGGAGGCACCATCGCCCTCGTCCTGCTGTTCCTGCTGCTGGTCGCCATGGCTCTGCAAAAGCTGATCACCTTAAAAAAGCGCCGCAGCAAATATACGATTTCACTACAGAATAGGAGCTAA
- a CDS encoding metal ABC transporter substrate-binding protein produces the protein MLKFRNRYLAALSLSALLIAAGCGSGNNNSGSASPSAAPAGSPAAEATAAPQADKLDIKVSFYPMYEFTRNIAGDLADVESLVPAGTEPHDWEPSAQDMAKITDADVLIYNGAGMEGWIGQVLEAASGSSLVAVEASKGLDIIAGTEETAHTHEGEVHAEESHDHEHGEEGHDHDHDHAAEEAHDHEHDHAAEEGHDHEHDHAAEESHDHEHDHAAGEEHAHSHEEGEHAHDHDHGGLDPHVWLAPSLAIREVRTIEAALSEISPENAAAFKANADAYVAKLEQLDQDFKAGLQNVKRKDFITQHAAFGYLAREYGLTQVPIAGLSPEQEPSAAQMAEIVDFAKEHEVKTIFFETLASSSVAGTIAKEIGAKTAVLNPIEGLTEEELSSNLDYIGVMRQNLEALQAALNE, from the coding sequence ATGTTGAAATTCAGAAACCGTTACCTTGCCGCCTTGTCCCTGTCCGCCCTGCTGATTGCCGCAGGCTGCGGCAGCGGAAACAATAACAGTGGCAGTGCAAGTCCTTCTGCCGCTCCGGCAGGCAGCCCGGCTGCAGAAGCAACCGCTGCCCCCCAAGCGGATAAGCTGGATATCAAAGTCAGCTTCTATCCGATGTATGAATTTACCAGGAATATCGCCGGAGATCTTGCCGATGTAGAATCCCTGGTTCCTGCCGGAACCGAGCCGCATGACTGGGAGCCTTCCGCGCAGGATATGGCCAAAATTACCGATGCGGACGTGCTGATTTACAATGGTGCAGGCATGGAAGGCTGGATCGGGCAGGTACTCGAAGCCGCTTCCGGCAGCAGTCTGGTTGCTGTGGAAGCCAGCAAAGGTCTGGATATTATAGCCGGGACAGAAGAAACCGCGCATACCCACGAAGGTGAGGTGCATGCCGAAGAAAGTCATGACCACGAGCACGGAGAGGAAGGTCATGATCACGATCATGATCACGCTGCCGAAGAAGCTCATGATCATGAGCATGATCACGCAGCCGAAGAAGGACATGATCATGAGCATGATCATGCTGCCGAAGAAAGTCATGACCACGAGCACGACCATGCTGCTGGAGAAGAACACGCCCATAGCCATGAGGAAGGAGAGCATGCTCATGACCACGACCACGGCGGTCTGGATCCTCACGTGTGGCTGGCACCTTCCCTGGCCATCCGGGAAGTCCGGACCATTGAAGCTGCATTGTCGGAAATTTCTCCGGAGAACGCCGCTGCGTTCAAGGCTAACGCGGATGCCTACGTGGCCAAGCTGGAACAGCTGGACCAGGACTTCAAGGCAGGGCTGCAGAACGTCAAACGCAAAGATTTTATTACACAGCATGCCGCCTTTGGTTATCTGGCACGGGAATACGGGCTGACCCAGGTGCCGATCGCCGGTCTTTCCCCGGAACAGGAGCCTTCTGCGGCGCAAATGGCGGAAATTGTGGACTTTGCCAAGGAGCATGAGGTGAAAACCATCTTTTTTGAGACGCTGGCCTCCTCAAGTGTTGCCGGGACCATTGCAAAGGAGATTGGCGCCAAGACGGCCGTGCTTAATCCTATAGAAGGCCTTACGGAAGAGGA